In Mangifera indica cultivar Alphonso chromosome 1, CATAS_Mindica_2.1, whole genome shotgun sequence, a single genomic region encodes these proteins:
- the LOC123219986 gene encoding uncharacterized protein LOC123219986, with protein MEGVGSRLGRASARYGPTQTVFNGPVRKWKKKWVHVSSASQSNGHSTTTTTNNGSPLLLCKWTPIPSNPSEKGGALPEEPPKRRFRYTPIVVIEDRKKAIEEKDDDETKETETNVFTNWSSSKRNELTVDKALMKETQDSNTSHLDLGLCLKGHGDDQ; from the exons ATGGAAGGTGTGGGGTCAAGATTGGGCCGGGCCTCGGCCCGTTACGGTCCGACGCAAACGGTGTTCAACGGGCCTGTGAGGAAGTGGAAGAAGAAGTGGGTACACGTGTCATCAGCGAGTCAGTCCAACGGCCACAGTACGACGACCACCACCAACAACGGTTCTCCTCTCCTGCTTTGTAAGTGGACTCCAATCCCCTCGAACCCCTCCGAAAAAGGTGGAGCTCTGCCGGAAGAACCTCCGAAAAGGCGCTTCCGTTACACTCCT ATTGTGGTTATAGAGGATCGAAAGAAGGCTATTGAAGAAAAGGACGACGATGAAACTAAAGAAACTGAGACAAATGTTTTTACAAACTGGTCATCTTCAAAGAGGAATGAACTCACTGTTGACAAAGCTTTGATGAAAGAAACTCAG GATTCCAACACAAGTCACTTGGATCTAGGTTTGTGCTTGAAAGGTCATGGTGATGACCAATGA
- the LOC123219968 gene encoding trigger factor-like protein TIG, Chloroplastic, whose product MELCITTSSTTFLPLNRAYASVLIPLKKSTLQFKNQKATLTSLKFSSFSRLIQPQFHRNRYCVSASAASSVAVGPEMDKLPANIKVTETEEPNSRVRLNVEVPPAVCEDCYKRVVNEFMKQAKIPGFRPGKNVPESILLSYVGKQNVQKATVESILKRTLPHAMSSVTGRALRDSVRITTKFSEMEKNYSSLNSLRYDVIVDVAPQVKWIPEDGYKNLKIVVEIDNDIDAQRAAEQELKRRHKSIGKLKIVTDRGLQIGDVAVIDISATTIKEDKSNGQKIPDTETKGFHFDTEDGDKYLPGFLDSIGGMQRGETKSFPLVFPESWRQENLRGVNAQFTVECKELFYRELPELDDSIADKLIPGCTTLERVKETLLQKCQEVEQTAREQATDNAILDQLHKMVEIDIPQSLFEEQGRQLYGAKLLQIQANMKLNDEQLATLSSPKAVNAYLEDQRENIINVIKQNLAVGDIFKRENLQFPTEELVKEVENSIAEFKRNKQEYDEDHIRDQVQEVLEGAKVLEWLREHAEIQYITR is encoded by the exons ATGGAGCTTTGCATCACCACCAGCTCAACAACATTTCTCCCTCTCAACAGAGCTTATGCTTCAGTTTTGATCCCTCTCAAGAAGTCAACCCTTCAGTTCAAGAATCAAAAAGCCACCTTGACTTCTCTCAAATTCTCATCTTTCTCCCGCCTAATTCAACCTCAATTCCATCGAAACCGATATTGTGTCTCGGCCTCCGCGGCTTCTTCGGTGGCTGTTGGACCCGAAATGGATAAGCTCCCAGCTAATATTAAAGTCACGGAGACTGAAGAACCCAATTCAAGA GTAAGGTTGAATGTGGAAGTTCCACCTGCCGTGTGCGAGGATTGTTACAAAAGGGTTGTGAATGAATTCATGAAGCAAGCCAAG ATTCCTGGATTTCGTCCTGGCAAGAATGTCCCAGAGAGTATTCTTTTAAGTTATGTTGGGAAGCAAAATGTTCAAAAGGCTACAGTTGAATCCATTTTGAAGAGGACCCTTCCTCATGCCATGTCTTCG gTGACTGGAAGGGCTTTAAGAGACTCAGTTCGCATTACAACCAAGTTTTCTGAAATGGAGAAGAACTATTCTTCTCTCAATTCACTCAg ATATGATGTCATAGTTGATGTGGCACCACAAGTCAAATGGATTCCTGAAGATGGATACAAAAACTTGAAGATAGTTGTGGAAATAGACAATGACATAGATGCTCAAAGAGCTGCTGAACAAGAATTGAAGCGTCGTCACAAGTCTATTGGGAAGTTGAAAATTGTCACCGACAGAGGACTACAG ATTGGTGATGTTGCAGTCATTGATATATCTGCAACAACAATAAAGGAGGATAAATCAAATGGTCAAAAGATTCCAGACACAGAGACTAAAG GTTTTCATTTTGATACAGAAGATGGGGATAAATATCTTCCTGGTTTTCTAGATTCAATAGGGGGAATGCAACGAGGTGAAACAAAGTCCTTTCCTCTGGTGTTTCCCGAATCATGGAGACAAGAAAATCTTCGTGGTGTTAATGCTCAATTTACT GTTGAATGCAAAGAACTGTTTTATAGAGAGTTACCAGAATTGGATGACTCAATTGCTGATAAGCTAATTCCTGGATGCACTACCTTAGAGAGG GTCAAGGAAACTTTGTTGCAAAAGTGTCAAGAAGTGGAGCAAACTGCTAGAGAACAGGCAACAGATAATGCAATTCTAGATCAGCTTCACAAG ATGGTGGAGATTGATATTCCTCAATCCTTGTTTGAGGAACAAGGTAGGCAGCTTTATGGAGCCAAACTTTTGCAGATACAG GCAAATATGAAATTGAATGATGAGCAGCTAGCTACTCTATCGAGTCCAAAAGCAGTAAATGCATATCTCGAAGACCAGAGGGAGAATATTATTAATGTGATAAAACAAAATCTAGCTGTTGGAGATATCTTTAAACGAGAAAACTTGCAG TTTCCAACCGAGGAATTAGTCAAAGAAGTTGAGAACTCCATTGCTGAATtcaaacgtaataaacaagaaTACGATGAGGATCACATAAGAGACCAG GTGCAAGAGGTTCTTGAAGGAGCTAAAGTGCTTGAATGGTTGAGAGAACATGCAGAAATTCAGTACATTACTAGATGA